TGGCAGAATTCTCGTTTAAACAGTTAGTATCAGAGcaactttgcaaaaaaagaatgacttACCATAAAATAGTGCTAAGTCCTTTAAAATTCTCAATTAAGCTGAGACTGATACTGCGAGACATCAGCCCCAATGTGACTCCTCAACTACGAATGCTATAGTGGATCAACTGATCAGAGAGAACCAAGATTTAATTGAAAAGGAAGCGCTTAAACAGGTGATGAAGTTGTATCCTCgttctttatatatatatatatatatatattatatatacattaTACAATGTAAGACAAATCTTGGCTCGTTACAAATGAATTACGCTATTTTCCTCTGCAGGTTGCATTCTCTaagatttgtttttcaaaaaacatttcaggCCGCGGCTGCAGCGCTTAATATCAATGCTGCACAATATTCCAACCTTATTCCCATCTCGTTCGATCAAGAAGAGTTTATAAGGCAAGAAGAACAGAAGCGCAataaacatcgagagaagatgTTGCAAAGTCTGCGTCAAAATAAGTGATCTATGATTTGTTGTTCCTAATTTATGTTCTTTGTGAGTGAAATATCAGGCCCGAatctcatttttgattttgatcgGTTTTTGAGACCTTTTTGAATATGCATTTTCAATCCTTTCTGCTACATGGTACCCTTATGGGCGCTTTAATCTTGTTCTCTTCATACAGTGTTTAGACAGGTTCAcgttgcactttttttctattttgttctgTTAGCGGTTAGAACCTTTGttggttttctgtttttcacatTCTTTAAATCTATTGTTTGATAAAGACTTCAA
This is a stretch of genomic DNA from Necator americanus strain Aroian chromosome II, whole genome shotgun sequence. It encodes these proteins:
- a CDS encoding hypothetical protein (NECATOR_CHRII.G4266.T1), which encodes MPSRRNGQAEYLYPNKDAPTPLPEDFYKEWLNGDHSLPQTQAETDTARHQPQCDSSTTNAIVDQLIRENQDLIEKEALKQAAAAALNINAAQYSNLIPISFDQEEFIRQEEQKRNKHREKMLQSLRQNK
- a CDS encoding hypothetical protein (NECATOR_CHRII.G4266.T2); protein product: MYLVGTLVSLDQKARMPSRRNGQAEYLYPNKDAPTPLPEDFYKEWLNGDHSLPQTQAETDTARHQPQCDSSTTNAIVDQLIRENQDLIEKEALKQAAAAALNINAAQYSNLIPISFDQEEFIRQEEQKRNKHREKMLQSLRQNK